The DNA segment AGATGGCGGAGAGGGAGGCGATCAGTGGAACGAGAATGTGTGTGTTCATGGGGAGGTGGTGTTGATTCGCGTTTGGCTGGAACTATCACCTCATGCTTCCCCGCGATGTGATTCCTTCCAATTCGATTCGATGCTCCTCTGGTTTGTGTTTTTGATCTTTTTCTGACACGCGCCGACAGACCCGACCGCCCATGATGTCAGAATAGTATGATTTCCGCTGTTTTCGATCCTTTCCCGTATTTGCTTTAAAAGGCGTGGTCCATGTCCCGGTAATGCCGGAACCATGGCCAGAGGACCCCTCATTTCCGGATGGATTACGCGATCCATATCCCCCGCGGGAAAGATGACCGGCGCGCTGCTGGGGCTGCTGCTGGCGGCCCCTGTGCTGCACGCGGAAGTGGTCATCAATGAATTCCATCCGAAGCCGGAGGACGGCCATGACCTGGAGGAATTCATCGAGCTGCACAACACGGGCGCGGCGGCGGTGGATGTGTCCGGCTGGCGGGTGGCGAACGCGGTGACCTTCACGATCCCGGCGGGGACGAGCATCCCGGCCGGAGGGTATCTGGTGGTGGCGATGGATCCGGCGGCGGTCACGGCACGCTGGTCCGTGGGCGCGGTGGGACCGTGGAGCGGGAAGCTGAACTCGACGGGGGAAATGATCGAGCTGCGGGACGCGGGCGGCGCGCTGCGGGACGGCGTGGACTACAAGTTCGGCTTTCCATGGCCGAGCATGATCGACGGTGAGGGTGCGTCCGCGGAGCTGATCCACCCGGAGCTGGACAACGCGGCGGGCAGCGCGTGGCGGGCGTCCGGCGCACCGGCGGGGATGGGCGCGTATGTGCCGGCAGCGCCGACGCCCGGGGCGCGCAACAGCATTTACACGCCGCTGGCGCAGACGCCACCGGTGATCTCCCAGGTGTCCCACCAGCCGCGGCAGCCGGTGTCCGGACAGGAGGTGGTGGTGACGGCGACGGTGCAGGACCCGGATGGCGTGGGGCCGGTGACGCTGGAGTACCAGGTGGTGGAGCCGGGTTCCTACATCCGCATCTCCGACGCGGCGTATGCGACGGGCTGGGTGCAGGCGCCGATGACGCACGAGGGCGGCGGGGTGCACCGCGCGGTGGTGCCGGGGACGGTGCAGGCGAACCGCAGGCTGGTGCGCTACCGCATCGTCTTCGAGGACAGTCCTGGCAACCGGACGCGGGCACCCTTCGCGGATGACGGGCAGCCGAACTTCGCCTGGTATGTGTATGACGGTGTGCCGGAGTGGAAGGGCGCGCTGCGGCCGTCCACGGTGATCCCGGCGAACCCGACACCGCTGCAGACGTTCTCCCCGGCGACGCTGACGTCCGTCCCGGTCTATACGCTGATCACGACGGGCACGGATGTACTAAACTCCCAGTACAACACCTCCTTCCGGGAGGTGAGGATGCGCGGGACGCTGGTGGTGGACGGGATCGTCTATGAAAACATCGAGTACCGGAACAGGGGGCAGTTCTCCACCTACCAGTCCGGGAAGAACAAGTGGCGCTTCTACTTCAACCCGGGGCGGGACCTGGCGGCGAAGAACCATTTCGGCGTGCCGTATGCGGAGACGTGGGGGAGCTTTTCCGCGAACGCGAACGCGAGCCCGTGGGTGCCGGTGAACCGCGGGAGCGCGGGGATGGAGGAGGCGATGTCGCTGAAGGCGCACACGCTGGCGGGGGGACTGGCGCCGCACACGCACTACTACCACTTCCGCGTGGTGAGGAACGCGCAGGAAACACCGGCCGCGGGGACGATGGTGGGCGACCCGGTGTCCACGGGCGGGAACATCGACGGACAGTACGCGGGGGATTTCTGGGGGCTGTATCTGGCGGTGGAGAAGGTGGGCGGCGGCTTCCTGGATGAACGCGGGCTGCCTGACGGGAACATCTACAAGATCGAGGAAAACGAGGGCGACCCGGAGACGGTGCTGCCGGGATTCCCGCTGGACTCCAGCGACTGGAAGGCGTTCCGCGACACGTCCAGCAAGACCATCCCGACGGCGGCGTGGTGGCGGGAGAACATGGACATGGACAGCTACTACACGTTCCACGCGCTGAACCGCCTGTTCGGCAACATCGACCTGCGGCCGGGTGAGAACCACCTGTTCTACCACCGGTCGTCGGACAACCGGTGGCTGCCCATCCCGTGGGACATGGACATGATGTTCATCGCGAAGACGCACAAGTCCGGGACGATCGACCAGCACCGTTCGATCGTCTATCATCCGGAGCTGGCGCTGGAGTTCCGGAACCGTGCGCGGGAGGTGCTGGACCTGCTGGCGTCCGACGCGGACCCGGCGGGCGGGCAGATCGGCCAGTTGGTGGATGAGTACCGGCAGATCCTGTCACCACCGGGGACGACGGACAACTGGGCGAACGCGGACGCGGCGCTGTGGAACCTGCACCCACGGACGAAAGGGACGGTGGTGACGGCGACGGGCCTGGGCGGGACGAGCGGGTCCGAAAACCACCGGGGGAACTTTTTCCGCACGCCGCTGGACTCCATCCATGACGGGGGGACGTGGACACGGTGGCTGCGGGATCCTTCCTTCACGGGGACGGCGGGCTTCGAGGACATGGCGAAGTACTACATCGACTATGCGACGGACACGTGGCCGGGAGGGAACTGGGCGGCGAACAACGGCAGGCAGCTTGGCTACGGCTACCAGTATCTGCTGAAGGAGTCGCTGGACGCGGCGATCCCGTCCCGCCCGGTGATCTCCTACACGGGGGAGCCGGGGCACCCGGTGGATGCGATGCGTTTCACCTCATCCGCGTATGCGGGGGTGAACGCGCACGCGGAGACGCAGTGGAGGGTGTCCCGCATCTCCGCACCGGGGGTGGCGGGCTACACGGCGGAGGAGGGCAGGAAATACGAGATCACCCCGACATGGACGGCGGCGACGACGGGCATGGCGCTGGACGTGCCGGTGTCCGCGGTGACGGTGGGGAAAACATACCGGGTGCGGGTGCGGCACCGTGACACGACGGGCCGGTGGTCCCACTGGTCCGCGCCGGAGCAACTGGTGGCGGGGGCACCCGCGGCGACGCTGGTGCACTACTGGAACTTCAACCCGCAGGTGCTGGCGGACGCGCTGGTGCCGAACCACGGCACGGGTGGCTCCATCTCCACGACGCCGGGTGGGACGACGGCTTTCCTGACGGACACGGGGCAGGATTTCAAAGGCGCGAATGCGAAGGACCCGGACGGCGACGGCACGCCGGATGCGGCGGGCCGCCACCTGCGGGTGAACAACCCCATCGGCTCCACGGTGGTGTTCCGGCTGCCGACGACGGGCTACAAGGATGTGACGGCGACGGTGGAGACACGGCGGTCCGGCTCCGGCGCGGGGACGCAGACGTGGACCTACACGGTGGACGGCACGACCTTTCTGCCGCTGCGTGAGGTGACGGTGGTGGACGGGACGCCGGTGGTGGAGGAGTTCAACCTGAAGGCGGTGGACGGTGCGGAGGACAACGCGTTGTTCGCGCTGAAGGTGGTGTTCTCCGCCGGGGCGGGCGGCACGGGCGGGAACAACCGGTTCGACAACCTCGCGCTGGCGGGCATCCCCATTTCCCCTGCGGCGGGTGGCTATGCGGCGTGGGCTGCGGCGGCCTTCACGGAGGCGGAGCTGGAGGATCCGGCGGTGTCCGCGTGGGACCGGGATGCGGACGGGGACGGCAGGCCGAACTTCATGGAATACGCGCTGGCCACGCTGCCGAAGACGGGCGACACGCCGGGGCTGGACCTGCGGTGGTCCATGGACGGCACGACGAGCAGGCCGGGGCTGGAGTTCACCCGCCCGCCGGACACGACGGGCCTGACCTACGAGCTGCTGGCCAGCGACGATCTGGAGGACTGGACGGTGGTGGCCACCGCGCCCGCCTCCACGCAGACGGTGGCGGGGATGGCGCGCGTGTTGTTCCGCGACCCGGAGTCCGATGACAAGGCGGGCCGCCGCTTCCTGAGACTGAGGGTGAGGTATGCGCCGTGATCTGACAGCAGCGCGGACGGCGGTCCATTGCCTTTGGGGATCGGGAACGCTCATCAGGATGATCCGGTATTCATCAACCACGGATTGCACGGATTGCACGGATTGGTTCTTCAAAAGGTCGGCAGCATCACAATCCGTTAATCCTTTGATCCGTGTCCGGAGAAGGCTCCGCAACCGGATGATAGCCCAAGGCTCTGTGGAATCCGGACCTTGCGAAACCAAGCGGACTGAAGTCCGCGCTCCGTCCATACCTCCGCTTCCAATCCACCATCCACGATCCGAACCATCATGCGCCCTATCCTGACCGCAGCCCTGCTTTCCGCAGCCATACCATCCCATGCACCAGCCGCCGTGCGGTTCAACGCGGAGTTCGAGCCGGGCAGCAAGTGGTTCACGGAAACATGGTCCGCGGCGGCGCGTGCGGAGATGCAGGCGTTCCTGACGGACCTGGGCGCCGTGTTCGACTCCGACGCGGTGGTGCGCGTGTCCATCAATGACAACGAGACGGTGGCCTATGCGTCCGCGGGATCGACCTGGTCCCAGTACCACCGCCATGCGGAGACGGGCGGGCAGGTGTCCGCACCGGGGCTGTGGCTCATCATCGTGAAGGGCATGCAGCGGCCATCCGCGGCGTCCGACGTGACGCTGAGCTGGAACCTGGATGTGAACGCGCTGTACTCCGGCAGTTCCGGCGCGCTGATCAACAACATCCGCGGGCTGGGCCGGCATGAGATGCACCACGCGTTCGGCGCGTCCAGCTCCCTCTTTCTGGATGCGACGTCGGACCCGCGCGGAAAGTGGGTGACGGCGCGGCTGGTGGACACGCTCTACCGCGACCAGAACGGGAACGCGGTGCTGGGCGCGCCGGACAGCCTGGGCATCAGCTACCGGGTGAACAGCTTTCCGCTGGCGGCGAACTGGCAGAACGTGCGGAACCAGACGGGGCTTTATTTCGAAGCACGGGACCGCCATGGCCGGGTGGTGAAGATGCCGCCGGTCAGCGGGCCGGGCGGCACGAACGGATCCTACATCGACTTTTCCCACATCAGCGGGATCGCCTACGCGAACGACCATCCGTCATGGACGAACATCGAGACGACGGACCTGAATTTCCTGCGGGCGATGGGCTACCCGCTGGCAGTGGACGCGCCGCTGCGCGAACGGCTGGCCACGGTGACGGCATTCGGTTTTTCCGCACCCACCGGCACGCTGACGTGCAACAGCCGCACCGGCCACCACTACCGCGTGGCGACCTCCCGCGATCTGGTGCGCTGGGCCATCCTGCCGGCGGGAAAGCCGGGCACGGGCGCGGCGCTCTCCTTCCCCCACCCCATCGACCGCACGGCGAACCCGCGGCAGTTTTATCAGGTCGTGGAGATCCCGGAGTGAAAGGGGGGGGATGGGAACCGGAACCAACACCGGCGGGGAAAGGCCGGGCCCGCCATCCCACATCTGATTGCCCCGTCATTTTTTCCCCGCTGCCGGCCCCACGAGGAAAGTGCCGAGTGGCCGCACATCCTGGTCATAGACATGGTAGCGGATGCTGATGCGGTGCATGCGGTAGCAGTCGTGGTCAGGCTGCCGGTAGGCCCGTTCGTATTCCTCCTTGGTGGAGGCTTCCCATGCCGCATGCTGGCCGTAGTTGTGATTGGCCCGCCGGAGCCGTATGGTCTT comes from the Luteolibacter sp. SL250 genome and includes:
- a CDS encoding lamin tail domain-containing protein, producing MTGALLGLLLAAPVLHAEVVINEFHPKPEDGHDLEEFIELHNTGAAAVDVSGWRVANAVTFTIPAGTSIPAGGYLVVAMDPAAVTARWSVGAVGPWSGKLNSTGEMIELRDAGGALRDGVDYKFGFPWPSMIDGEGASAELIHPELDNAAGSAWRASGAPAGMGAYVPAAPTPGARNSIYTPLAQTPPVISQVSHQPRQPVSGQEVVVTATVQDPDGVGPVTLEYQVVEPGSYIRISDAAYATGWVQAPMTHEGGGVHRAVVPGTVQANRRLVRYRIVFEDSPGNRTRAPFADDGQPNFAWYVYDGVPEWKGALRPSTVIPANPTPLQTFSPATLTSVPVYTLITTGTDVLNSQYNTSFREVRMRGTLVVDGIVYENIEYRNRGQFSTYQSGKNKWRFYFNPGRDLAAKNHFGVPYAETWGSFSANANASPWVPVNRGSAGMEEAMSLKAHTLAGGLAPHTHYYHFRVVRNAQETPAAGTMVGDPVSTGGNIDGQYAGDFWGLYLAVEKVGGGFLDERGLPDGNIYKIEENEGDPETVLPGFPLDSSDWKAFRDTSSKTIPTAAWWRENMDMDSYYTFHALNRLFGNIDLRPGENHLFYHRSSDNRWLPIPWDMDMMFIAKTHKSGTIDQHRSIVYHPELALEFRNRAREVLDLLASDADPAGGQIGQLVDEYRQILSPPGTTDNWANADAALWNLHPRTKGTVVTATGLGGTSGSENHRGNFFRTPLDSIHDGGTWTRWLRDPSFTGTAGFEDMAKYYIDYATDTWPGGNWAANNGRQLGYGYQYLLKESLDAAIPSRPVISYTGEPGHPVDAMRFTSSAYAGVNAHAETQWRVSRISAPGVAGYTAEEGRKYEITPTWTAATTGMALDVPVSAVTVGKTYRVRVRHRDTTGRWSHWSAPEQLVAGAPAATLVHYWNFNPQVLADALVPNHGTGGSISTTPGGTTAFLTDTGQDFKGANAKDPDGDGTPDAAGRHLRVNNPIGSTVVFRLPTTGYKDVTATVETRRSGSGAGTQTWTYTVDGTTFLPLREVTVVDGTPVVEEFNLKAVDGAEDNALFALKVVFSAGAGGTGGNNRFDNLALAGIPISPAAGGYAAWAAAAFTEAELEDPAVSAWDRDADGDGRPNFMEYALATLPKTGDTPGLDLRWSMDGTTSRPGLEFTRPPDTTGLTYELLASDDLEDWTVVATAPASTQTVAGMARVLFRDPESDDKAGRRFLRLRVRYAP